The following are encoded in a window of Penaeus vannamei isolate JL-2024 chromosome 35, ASM4276789v1, whole genome shotgun sequence genomic DNA:
- the LOC113816694 gene encoding uncharacterized protein, whose product MSLAGSMLGGFQLPITRRGRFLEDDFFSGFQNNYKRAVDDVLDRWGSRKTLADRLASYRRLREKDASDDTKAATISETDDAYMIVLDMSDFASGEITVQTSGFFAVVDGKAPPRVFNRRFPLPKTVVIDRVVADLSDDNILKITAPKKGAKGLAVNLEGEQTSALTQQQAAPAVEEQIIRTQTASSLSQAPGGSRVIPLEVEGEATSSSTATSSSSSRVESVAQAVKSEELSAGRRGSNTRIIPLNIEGDEGDSSFSSFTSTSSHNRVLPIKRRGRFLQDATFEKVWKDFETALDEVMARRGSRTGLEDDRMQSYKNLRQCVQQEDNQAANVSKDEGEVKIVLDVKDYVDGHLDVKAEDGAIVVKGKKGPCSFERRFSIPNLSQPDKVAAALSDDGVLTVTAPV is encoded by the exons ATGTCATTAGCCGGTTCGATGCTCGGGGGCTTCCAGCTGCCCATCACCAGACGAGGCCGTTTCCTCGAGGACGACTTCTTCAGCGGCTTCCAGAACAACTACAAGAGGGCCGTCGACGATGTCCTGGACCGATGGGGATCCCGCAAGACTCTGGCAGACCGCTTGGCGTCCTACaggaggctgagggagaaggaCGCCTCCGACGACACCAAGGCAGCGACCATCTCAGAAACAGACGATGCTTACATG ATCGTGCTGGACATGAGCGACTTCGCCAGCGGGGAAATAACGGTCCAAACATCCGGGTTCTTCGCGGTGGTCGACGGCAAGGCTCCTCCACGTGTCTTCAACCGGCGCTTCCCTCTGCCGAAGACCGTGGTGATTGACAGGGTCGTGGCAGACCTCTCGGACGACAACATTTTGAAGATCACGGCGCCGAAGAAG GGCGCCAAGGGGTTGGCCGTCAACCTGGAGGGCGAGCAGACCTCGGCCTTGACGCAACAGCAGGCGGCGCCAGCTGTGGAGGAGCAGATCATCCGAACCCAGACGGCGTCTTCCCTGAGCCAGGCCCCCGGCGGGTCACGGGTCATCCCGctggaggtggagggcgaggccacgtcctcctccaccgccacgtCCTCCTCCAGCTCCAGGGTGGAGAGCGTGGCGCAGGCCGTGAAGAGCGAGGAGCTGAGCGCCGGGCGCCGCGGCTCCAACACGAGGATCATCCCGCTCAACATCGAGGGCGACGAGGGGGACTCCTCCTTCTCgagcttcacctccacctcctcgcaCAACCGCGTCCTCCCCATCAAGCGCCGCGGGAGGTTCCTGCAGGACGCGACGTTCGAGAAGGTGTGGAAGGATTTCGAGACGGCGCTGGACGAGGTCATGGCTCGCAGGGGGTCGAGGACGGGGTTGGAGGACGACAGGATGCAGTCCTACAAGAATCTCCGCCAGTGTGTGCAGCAGGAGGACAACCAAGCGGCCAACGTGTccaaagatgagggagaggttaAG ATCGTGCTGGACGTGAAGGACTACGTGGACGGGCATCTGGACGTGAAGGCGGAGGACGGGGCGATCGTGGTCAAGGGCAAGAAAGGTCCTTGTTCCTTCGAGCGCCGGTTCTCAATCCCGAACTTGTCTCAGCCAGACAAGGTCGCGGCGGCCCTCTCCGACGACGGCGTCCTGACGGTGACCGCCCCCGTGTAG